GAAAGCCAGCCACGCCGATGCCCATTTCGGGGAAGTTCGCCTTGATGAATCGCACCAGGTCGATGGCGTGCGGGAAATCTTTGATCGCCTCTTCAAGCGTCGGAATGTCGGCGGGCTTGTCGCCCCGGAGTGCCAGTACGTTGGTGATGCCGTGTTCGCGGTAGAGTTGCAGGACGCCTTCGATTTCGCTCTTCTCCGCGCCGATGCAGGTAAGGTGCGAAACGACCGTCAGGCCGGTCTCCTGCTGGATGCGGGTGACGAGGTTGTGCGTGCGCTCGCGCGTCGATCCGCCAGCGCCATAAGTGACGCTCACGTACGATGGGTCGAGGGGGCTGAGGTTCGAGATGGTTTCAAAGAGTTTGTCCCAGTCCTCCTGCTTTTTCGGGGGAAAAAATTCCAGGCTGAATACCGGTTCGGTTCGTGCGTCGAGAATCTCTTTGACAAGCATCCGCGTAAGATTTTTTGCTGGTTGAACAGGAAATGACCGGAATATACTAAATTATGCTCTTGAATAGCTTCTGAAATAACCGCCATAAACCCCTGATTATGCGGTATTTCCTTCCGGCTTATCCCGCGGCGCGTCTGCTCGCTTGCGCCATCGCGGGAATCATGGCTGCCATCTCCATGCCCGTTGCGCCACTTGTCTGGTTTGTCTCGGCTGTGGGTTTCTGTTTTCTTTCGTTGCTCATGCTGCTTATCGACGCGAAGCGATTCCCGCATGGCAAGCTCTCCGCGTGGTCGGTGATGTGCTACCTGTCGCTTGTCTTTTCTGCATTCGCGTTTCACGCCTCGGCCTCTTTCCGCCTCACTCCCTCGCCGTCGCTGCTTTCGTGGGTCGGGCGGGATGTGATTCTGTCTGGCGTCATCGATGGCCGTCCGGTCGAGGGCAATGGCTTGACGACCATGCAACTGCGCGTGAGCGAGGTGTTCGAGAACGGGCGGACGGCGGGCGTTTCGGACAGGGCGAAGGTTGTCGTCCGGATGCCGGAGGATGAAAAGGCAAGGTTTCAGGAGGGCGATTTCGTAAGGGTGAAGGGTCGGCTCGGGCTGATTCCGGTGGCGGCGAACCGGGGGGAGTACGATCCGCGATTTCAGAATCGCCTGAAGGGGATTCATGTCCAGATGTTCTGCGCCGGGCCGTGGAAGGTACTCCGGGAGCCGCCGAAGCCGGGCTTTTCGCCCCACGGCAGCGTGGTCAATCCGCTCCGGCACTACCTCGCCGAGGCGCTCGACCGGCGCCTTCCGGAAGGGGACGAGCGGCAGTTCGTCAAGAGCATGATTCTCGGCGAGCGGGATTATCTCTCCGAGGAGCTGAACGACGCCTTCCGCCGCACAGGCACGGCGCATGTGCTGGCGGTATCGGGGCTGCATGTGGCGCTGCTCGCCTACGCGGTCAATCTCTGCCTGCAACGCCTGAAGGTGACGCCCGC
This genomic window from Chlorobaculum limnaeum contains:
- the metF gene encoding methylenetetrahydrofolate reductase [NAD(P)H] gives rise to the protein MLVKEILDARTEPVFSLEFFPPKKQEDWDKLFETISNLSPLDPSYVSVTYGAGGSTRERTHNLVTRIQQETGLTVVSHLTCIGAEKSEIEGVLQLYREHGITNVLALRGDKPADIPTLEEAIKDFPHAIDLVRFIKANFPEMGIGVAGFPEGHPETPNRMKELEFLKEKVDAGADYIVTQLFFDNRDYFDYVERCELAGITVPIIPGIMPVMTKKGMIRMGELALGSRIPSKLLRKVLEASDDKEVAEIGIEWATKQVQELLDHKVKGIHFYTLNLSEATLKIFRNLKRG